GCGCCTTGTTTGTGCAGGCATCACAGCAGACGCCAGGCATTGCCATTGGTGCCAGAGGGGCGAGTGAAAATATGGCAATCACCTCCTTGGAGATGCTTTCGGTGCTCAGCAACACCCAGGTGTTGTTTGCCCATGTGATTGGGTTGATTTTTTCACTGTGGATGCTGCAAAGGATCTATCGCACGAGCTGAGCGGATGGGGCTGAGCCGACCCACCACTCAACTATTGATCGATGTTTAGTTGGGGTAGGGAGGAGAGACCTCCTCGCCAGAAAAGCTCCGGTTGGATGGGTGTGAGTGAGGGTGCATCTGCTTGGATTTGGGCCACGTCAGTGGGCCAGTCGCGGGGACCATCACCGCCCGATTCAAAATCCTCGACAGCTTCACCGGCGAGCCAGTAATAGGTGCGGCCACGGGGGTCGACCCGAGGGCTGAATTGCTCGTCATAGCGGCGGATCGAAAGGCGGGTCCAGCTCAGTTTCCCCATGGCCTCTTGCTTGCAGGGGGGAACGTTGAGATTGAGCAATAGGTTTTCTGGCCATTGATCGGCAAGGGCTGCTTCGGCTACCTGGATGGCCAAGTGTGCGGCGGCTTGGAATTCTCTCCACTGAAAACAGGCACTGCTCACGGCCATCGCCGGTAGGCCCTCCAGCGTGCCCTCCATCGCGGCTGCCACGGTGCCGGAGCAAAACACATCGGTGCCGAGGTTGGGGCCATGGTTAATCCCTGAAAGCACTAGGTCTGGCTTTTCAGGAAGCAACTCAAACAGGGCCAATTTCATGCAATCCGCCGGGGTGCCGCTGCAGGCCCAGGCCTTGATTCCAGGTTCAAACAGTTCATCGGCCCGCTCGGCACGGATAGGTGTTTGGAGGGTTAGCCCGTGGCCAGTGGCGGATCGCTCTTGGTCGGGACACACCACCGTGACCTGATGCCCGGCTGCTGCGGCCGCTGCCGCCAGGGTGCGGATGCCGTCGGCAAACACGCCGTCGTCGTTGCTGATCAGGATCCGCAGGGGAGTCATCAGAAGGGTTGGTAAGCGTTGGTTGGAACCTAGTCGTGATGGCTCCCTAGAGTCATTGCCGCGAAACCAATGCCTTGAGCGCCACGATCTCCCTGCAGCAGCTCACTGATCAGCTGGACGCCCTAGAAGCGGCGGCGGCGGTTGAGATTCAGGCGGCTGCCGATGCCAC
The Synechococcus sp. CC9311 DNA segment above includes these coding regions:
- the surE gene encoding 5'/3'-nucleotidase SurE yields the protein MTPLRILISNDDGVFADGIRTLAAAAAAAGHQVTVVCPDQERSATGHGLTLQTPIRAERADELFEPGIKAWACSGTPADCMKLALFELLPEKPDLVLSGINHGPNLGTDVFCSGTVAAAMEGTLEGLPAMAVSSACFQWREFQAAAHLAIQVAEAALADQWPENLLLNLNVPPCKQEAMGKLSWTRLSIRRYDEQFSPRVDPRGRTYYWLAGEAVEDFESGGDGPRDWPTDVAQIQADAPSLTPIQPELFWRGGLSSLPQLNIDQ